Proteins encoded by one window of Pseudomonadota bacterium:
- a CDS encoding type II toxin-antitoxin system VapC family toxin: protein MSASFLLDTNVISVPVRKVADPTVVARLERHADRCAIPAPVWHELSYGCQRLPPGSRRRALEAYLRDVVRPAFPILPYDEVAATWHAAERARLERAGKPTPYVDGQIAAIASVAKLTLVTGNTKDFRHFRDLAVTDWSGRSRRQ from the coding sequence TTGAGCGCGAGCTTCCTGCTGGATACCAACGTGATCTCGGTACCCGTACGCAAGGTTGCCGACCCTACCGTCGTTGCCCGCCTCGAGAGGCACGCCGATCGCTGCGCGATCCCTGCACCCGTTTGGCACGAGCTCAGCTACGGCTGCCAGCGTTTGCCTCCGGGCAGCCGGCGCCGGGCACTCGAGGCGTACCTGCGTGACGTGGTCCGTCCCGCCTTTCCGATCCTTCCCTACGATGAGGTGGCCGCCACCTGGCACGCGGCGGAACGAGCAAGGCTGGAACGCGCGGGCAAGCCGACACCGTATGTCGATGGACAAATCGCAGCCATCGCGTCCGTAGCGAAACTCACCTTGGTGACGGGCAATACGAAGGACTTTCGGCACTTCAGGGATCTTGCGGTTACGGATTGGAGCGGCCGGTCCCGACGGCAATAA